Proteins encoded together in one Chitinophaga lutea window:
- a CDS encoding neutral/alkaline non-lysosomal ceramidase N-terminal domain-containing protein, with protein sequence MSTLYGLQLHKLKTGILCLLVCFSPFAVWSQTSPEKGWKAGAARIDITPAGNMWMAGFAVRTHASTGKMHALWAKALAIEDAAGKKVLLITSDLLGFPKATSDRIRDAIRTKFGLQRDQVMLNSSHTHSGPVIGEALSDIYLINKDEATRIEQYTASLEAKIITLAGNALADLAPADISVQNGVTRFQVNRRNNNAGLLPWISDLSGPNDYAVPVIKVQDKKGKLKAVAFGYACHPTVLSEYQFSGDYPAFAMMELEKTYPGATALFFQGAGADQNPLPRGSVPLARQYGKELAAAVERVLDEDMRKLSPVITTAYAEVRLPYTTLPDEAKLTQLATKGEDGYPKRWAARMLKKLQNGEARDKDYPYPVEVWQLGDQPIIGLGGELVVEYSIRLKEIFGLHAFVLGYCNDVMSYIPSSRILREGGYEGMTACMVYGLPTAWSPETESLILQEVIKLAKQAQIPLRPIVL encoded by the coding sequence ATGAGTACGTTGTACGGACTTCAATTGCACAAATTGAAAACGGGTATCCTGTGCCTGCTCGTCTGCTTCAGCCCGTTCGCGGTATGGTCGCAGACAAGCCCAGAAAAAGGCTGGAAGGCAGGGGCCGCCCGCATTGACATCACCCCGGCCGGAAACATGTGGATGGCGGGTTTCGCCGTACGCACGCATGCCTCTACCGGTAAAATGCATGCGCTCTGGGCAAAAGCGCTGGCCATCGAAGATGCGGCAGGGAAAAAAGTACTGCTCATTACGTCTGATCTGCTGGGTTTTCCCAAAGCGACGTCCGACCGCATCCGCGACGCCATCCGCACGAAGTTCGGGCTGCAGCGCGACCAGGTCATGCTCAACAGTTCGCACACCCATTCCGGGCCGGTGATCGGCGAGGCACTGTCGGACATCTACCTCATTAACAAAGACGAAGCAACACGCATCGAACAATACACCGCCTCGCTGGAAGCCAAAATCATCACCCTCGCCGGGAATGCACTGGCAGACCTGGCGCCGGCCGACATCTCGGTGCAAAACGGCGTAACGCGCTTCCAGGTGAACCGCCGCAACAACAATGCGGGTTTGCTGCCCTGGATCTCCGATCTCTCCGGGCCGAACGACTACGCGGTACCCGTGATCAAAGTGCAGGATAAGAAAGGCAAACTGAAAGCGGTGGCGTTCGGTTACGCCTGCCATCCCACCGTGCTCAGCGAATACCAGTTCTCCGGCGACTATCCTGCTTTTGCGATGATGGAACTGGAGAAAACCTATCCCGGCGCCACGGCGCTGTTTTTCCAGGGAGCAGGCGCCGACCAGAACCCGCTGCCACGGGGCTCCGTGCCGCTGGCGCGTCAATACGGCAAAGAACTGGCAGCCGCCGTGGAAAGAGTGCTGGATGAAGACATGCGTAAACTGTCGCCCGTTATCACCACCGCCTATGCCGAAGTGCGCCTGCCTTACACCACCCTGCCCGACGAAGCGAAACTGACGCAGCTGGCCACCAAAGGGGAGGATGGATATCCTAAACGATGGGCCGCGCGGATGTTGAAGAAACTGCAGAACGGGGAGGCGCGCGATAAGGATTATCCTTACCCGGTGGAAGTATGGCAGCTCGGTGATCAGCCCATCATCGGGCTGGGTGGCGAACTGGTGGTGGAATACAGCATCAGACTGAAAGAAATTTTCGGGCTGCATGCTTTCGTGCTCGGCTATTGCAACGATGTGATGTCGTACATCCCGTCGTCGAGGATTTTGCGGGAAGGGGGATATGAAGGCATGACGGCCTGTATGGTATACGGATTGCCCACCGCATGGTCGCCCGAAACGGAGTCCCTCATCCTGCAGGAAGTGATCAAACTGGCCAAGCAGGCGCAGATACCGCTTCGTCCCATTGTCTTATAA
- a CDS encoding DegT/DnrJ/EryC1/StrS family aminotransferase, translated as MDKYISSEGASHPRRSFLKSSGVLTAGLFLGGSLKAADSLQINTTNAAVPAILGGEPVRRAAWTKWPIWKPETDEQRVVDVIRSGIWSRAAMVTEFEKEWAAALGVKRSLAVVNGTNALVVALNQLHIRTGDEILVPPYTFIASITAVLSNGAMPVFVDIDPETYQMDPAKIEAKITPRTKAIMPVHILGLPCDMDRIMAIARKHNLVVIEDACQAHLAEYGGKKAGTIGNAGCFSFQNSKNLPIGEGGAIVSDDDALMDRCFSYQNYGYPYGTSVGVVGAGSSMQGTKVRLTEYQAAIGLSLLKRLDGETTTRNNNAAYLKSQLSGIPGVRPYKLYPKVTRAAFHLFPFRYDQQAFKGLPREEFLKALRAEGVPCSSGYTVLNNQLFLKDAFESKAYQNSYKKEQLDFDRYVADNKCPENEKLCKEAVWFTQNMLLGPKTDMDDIAAAIARIHKNAEKIKLAAKK; from the coding sequence ATGGACAAGTATATTTCATCAGAAGGCGCCTCCCATCCACGCAGGTCTTTCTTAAAATCCTCGGGCGTACTGACCGCCGGCCTTTTCCTGGGCGGTTCATTAAAAGCAGCAGATTCCCTTCAGATCAATACCACTAACGCAGCCGTACCGGCAATTCTGGGCGGTGAGCCGGTTCGTCGCGCCGCCTGGACCAAATGGCCCATCTGGAAACCGGAAACGGACGAACAGCGGGTAGTGGACGTAATCAGGAGCGGCATCTGGTCGAGGGCCGCTATGGTCACCGAATTTGAAAAAGAATGGGCCGCCGCGCTGGGCGTAAAAAGAAGCCTCGCCGTAGTGAACGGCACCAACGCCCTGGTAGTAGCCCTTAACCAGCTGCACATCCGCACCGGTGATGAAATACTGGTTCCTCCGTATACTTTCATTGCCTCCATCACCGCGGTATTGTCCAACGGCGCCATGCCCGTTTTTGTGGATATCGATCCGGAAACGTACCAGATGGACCCGGCGAAGATCGAGGCGAAAATCACCCCGCGTACCAAAGCCATCATGCCGGTGCATATTCTCGGCCTGCCCTGCGACATGGATCGTATCATGGCCATTGCCAGAAAACATAACCTCGTTGTGATAGAAGACGCCTGCCAGGCGCACCTCGCCGAATATGGCGGCAAAAAAGCGGGCACCATCGGCAACGCAGGGTGCTTCAGCTTCCAGAATTCGAAAAACCTTCCCATTGGCGAAGGCGGCGCCATAGTGAGTGACGATGATGCGTTGATGGACCGCTGCTTTTCATACCAGAATTACGGCTATCCTTACGGTACTTCCGTGGGCGTGGTAGGTGCCGGCAGCAGCATGCAGGGCACCAAGGTGCGTTTGACGGAATACCAGGCCGCCATCGGCCTTTCATTGCTCAAACGCCTAGACGGGGAAACCACCACCCGCAACAACAATGCGGCTTACCTGAAATCGCAGCTGAGCGGCATCCCCGGCGTACGGCCATATAAACTGTACCCGAAAGTAACGCGCGCCGCATTCCATCTTTTCCCCTTCCGGTACGATCAGCAGGCGTTCAAGGGCCTGCCCCGCGAAGAATTCCTGAAAGCCCTGCGGGCGGAAGGCGTGCCCTGCAGCAGCGGGTACACGGTGCTCAATAACCAGCTTTTCCTCAAAGATGCCTTTGAGTCGAAAGCGTACCAGAACTCCTACAAAAAAGAACAACTCGATTTCGACAGATACGTGGCGGATAATAAATGTCCGGAGAACGAAAAACTCTGTAAAGAGGCAGTGTGGTTTACGCAGAACATGCTGCTGGGGCCGAAAACAGACATGGATGATATTGCCGCCGCCATTGCAAGGATTCACAAAAACGCGGAGAAAATCAAACTGGCCGCCAAAAAATAA
- a CDS encoding amidohydrolase family protein, whose product MSKNFSRREFIAGAGILLAGSALRLRGAAVPAAEQIIDIHQHISYMGRSDADLMFHQRALGVTRTIMLPSGTPVKRPSTHDGKSNGLQAKAGGNEACYQLAQQYPKELLFGANEVPDLPGAKAEIEKYLKLGAVVIGELKFGVDCDSKEMQAIYELAQAYNVPVLMHWQFNMYNYGFDRFYKMLEKYPKVIFVGHAQTWWANVDKKYTDQQGLYPKGKITPGGITDRLLSDYPNVYADLSAGSGLNSITRDEEHAQAFLNKHQNKLMYGSDCLDTTGQVKDCSGAGTLAEVRKLVTDKTALHKILYKNAQQVFRL is encoded by the coding sequence ATGAGTAAAAATTTTTCACGCAGGGAATTCATAGCCGGGGCCGGCATACTGCTGGCCGGCTCGGCGCTGCGGCTGCGCGGTGCGGCCGTGCCGGCGGCGGAACAGATCATCGACATCCATCAGCACATCAGCTATATGGGCCGCTCCGACGCCGACCTGATGTTCCACCAGCGGGCGCTCGGTGTAACGCGCACCATCATGCTGCCTTCCGGCACGCCGGTGAAAAGACCCTCTACGCACGACGGCAAATCCAACGGGCTCCAGGCCAAAGCGGGTGGCAACGAAGCCTGTTACCAGCTGGCGCAGCAATACCCCAAAGAGTTGCTGTTCGGGGCCAACGAGGTGCCGGACCTGCCGGGCGCCAAAGCGGAAATTGAAAAGTACCTCAAGCTGGGCGCGGTGGTGATCGGGGAGCTGAAGTTCGGGGTCGACTGCGATTCGAAAGAAATGCAGGCCATCTATGAGCTCGCGCAGGCGTACAACGTGCCTGTGCTCATGCACTGGCAGTTCAACATGTACAACTACGGCTTTGACCGTTTTTATAAAATGCTGGAGAAGTATCCCAAAGTGATCTTCGTCGGTCACGCCCAAACATGGTGGGCCAACGTGGATAAAAAATATACCGACCAACAGGGATTGTATCCCAAAGGAAAAATCACGCCCGGCGGCATCACCGACCGCCTGCTGAGCGATTACCCGAATGTGTACGCCGACCTGTCCGCCGGCTCGGGACTGAATTCCATTACCCGCGATGAAGAACATGCACAGGCTTTCCTCAATAAACACCAGAACAAATTGATGTACGGCAGCGACTGCCTCGATACCACCGGCCAGGTGAAAGACTGCTCCGGCGCCGGCACACTGGCTGAAGTAAGAAAACTGGTGACCGATAAAACGGCACTGCATAAAATACTCTATAAAAACGCACAACAAGTATTCCGGTT
- a CDS encoding LacI family DNA-binding transcriptional regulator has protein sequence MNKKDAGELSGVKEIARRAGVSAATVDRVIHKRKGVSDKTRDRINAIIAELNYQPNLHAQRLASRKVVHIATFIPESSDETSFWEGPLKGIEDAEAEVMQYSVKLHKFFYNQDNRKSFVKQAKAILKMKPDGILLAPSFMEESVDFITACDAAGIPYVFMDSDIPGRNNLSYIGPDLYQSGFLAAHLVSYLLREHDKVLIVNISKEIDTDHHLLRKEEGFRAYYKEHGQEHIIIKRDIHRLDHASIEAGIAKALERHTDIRVIFVTNSRVSAVAAYVQRLPHKVILIGYDFLKENIDYLHSRTIDFLICQKPLQQAYKGVMALYQHIAFNTPLDKINYMPIDIITKENYASYEM, from the coding sequence ATGAATAAAAAAGATGCCGGTGAATTGTCGGGCGTAAAGGAAATCGCCAGAAGGGCGGGAGTGTCCGCCGCTACGGTAGACCGTGTGATCCACAAGCGGAAAGGGGTTTCTGATAAAACGCGCGACAGGATCAACGCCATTATAGCAGAGCTGAACTACCAGCCCAACCTGCACGCCCAGCGCCTAGCCTCACGCAAGGTGGTTCATATCGCAACGTTCATTCCTGAAAGCTCCGACGAAACCAGTTTCTGGGAAGGGCCGCTCAAGGGCATCGAAGATGCGGAAGCGGAGGTGATGCAGTACAGCGTAAAACTGCACAAGTTTTTTTACAACCAGGACAACCGGAAGTCTTTCGTCAAACAGGCGAAGGCTATCCTTAAAATGAAGCCCGACGGCATTTTGCTGGCGCCGTCGTTTATGGAGGAGTCCGTGGATTTTATCACGGCCTGCGATGCCGCCGGTATCCCGTATGTGTTTATGGATTCGGACATTCCCGGCCGCAACAACCTCAGTTACATCGGGCCGGACCTGTACCAGAGCGGTTTCCTGGCCGCGCACCTGGTCAGTTACCTGCTGCGCGAGCACGACAAGGTGCTTATTGTCAATATATCAAAGGAGATCGACACCGATCACCACCTGTTGCGCAAGGAAGAAGGCTTCCGGGCGTATTACAAGGAGCACGGGCAGGAGCACATCATCATCAAAAGAGACATCCACCGGCTCGATCATGCCTCCATAGAGGCCGGCATCGCCAAAGCACTCGAGCGGCATACAGACATCCGGGTCATCTTCGTGACCAACTCCCGCGTATCGGCCGTGGCTGCTTACGTGCAGCGCCTGCCGCACAAGGTGATCCTCATCGGGTACGATTTCCTGAAAGAGAACATCGATTACCTCCACAGCCGCACCATCGATTTCCTCATCTGTCAGAAACCCTTACAGCAGGCCTATAAAGGCGTGATGGCCCTCTACCAGCACATCGCCTTCAATACCCCCCTCGATAAGATCAATTACATGCCGATCGACATCATCACAAAAGAAAATTACGCTTCATACGAAATGTGA